The segment GACAGACATATTATAACTAGTGTGGATCGCCTTGGAGAGCACAAAGATAATACGAGATCTTTCTTGTATCCTCATTTTTCTAGTGTTGTTTTCTTAGAAAAATTGAGAATTCATCTTGAAACAAGTGTTTAAACTATTTTGGAGTAACCGATACTCCACGTGGTTCCTTGTTGTGTTTTTTTGTAGTTTACGAAGCGAATAAAATCACCACGGTCTTGTACAGTCGagatcataaatatgtgtacattttttcatcttATTGCCACGAGTTAAGGTGAGGAAATGTACAGATATttaatgaactcgactgtactaaCCGCGTACCTACAATCACCAATTTAATCTTAATACCTTTGACACTAGCTGAATAGTCCCACTACTGGGCTGAATatgattattataataaaataaaaaagtgtatTTCATCTGTGTGGCACCGATTATAATTTTTCTCAGGTTTACTCAGAGGATTAAGAAAGATAAGGAAAATGAACAAAGGCGATATTGTATTAACCTTGAGAATATAAATAGTCTACGTATAATCTTTTTGTTTCAATcgaattaaattattaattgattGCACATGATAGTATAAACAATATCATTATAGAGGTATATGGCCCTCTTTTGTATTTATACTTTTTACAGGATTATTTTTAACCCGATTTCGTAAACACGACAAATATTAATGActtaattgttttatttcatatcatAGGGttaagttaactttttaaataggtacctatgtactTTCTAATTAATGGAATGAAAATGTAACTTGTTGCAAGGAACGATGTGTATTAACATAATACAGATTTACGATAATATTATTTGCATTATAAAGTTATAGTAATCTGACTGATCTGAATATGTAATACATAAGTAGTTTTCGTGTCGGTAACCCACATAAACTATTATTATCTGTTAAGCAATTTACATTTATGACCTTATGTATTACATATTCAGATCAGTCAGATTACTTGACATATCAACATTTGGGATTATTTATATCTAACAGTAGGTGTATCATAATTTCATGTCATATTCATTAATACGAAGCGCATAGATAATTGTTAATATAGACTGTTTTAATATGAAGTTGCTATTAGGTATACATTTTCTATGCACTTAtatgagtggcactgaaacgagttAGCATCAGTAAATCCAAATTATAAATTGCATTTTTCTCATTTGGATAATATCTTTTCAAAGtaagaatattattatgtatttgtttaaCCACAGACATGAAAAAGCGGAGTACTTACCTACACACATAGTATTACACAGCGCAATACGACTATGTTTCTTTCAACACCTAGATGCCTATACTTGTAAAATTGTGGCACTTGCGAATAAATAGCATCATTATATCTAAAAATATGTGATCTCAGAGAAACAACCTTGAATGTAACTATCTACCTACATCCTGTCTATGTAAtatgtttattataaaaaatatataagtagtTACTGATCAAAATAACAAGACGTAAacaaaacatatatttatttgagaTATATTATCATATTATGGTAAAACTTATtgtaatacctacctaattttaaaAAGATTTCTTCGGTTTTTCGAGCCATATAAACATATATAAACCAGCTATAAAAGTTCCAAGGAACGGTCCAACCCAGTAGACCCACTGTGCGGCCCACTTGCCTGCCACTAGCGCCGGGCCCAGCGTGCGCGCCGGGTTCATGCTGGCCCCGGTCAGTGGCCCGCCCGCGAACGACAACCCCGCCACAGTCAGCCCAAACTTGATAGCTGATGATTCCTGATTCTTCTCATTAACAGGATCCCAAAGCGCACTGGTCACTAAACAAAGTGTACACGTCAACACCATCTCAATAATAACAGCTTGCCACGcgacgagccgcacgtgcggcTGCGTCACGCACACTCCCTCCGCAACAAAATCCACCGGTGACACATTTGACAAAACCCACGACGCAAACGTAGATCCCAGAACCTGCGCTATGAAGTAGCTTATTCCTAACACTATTGACACCTTACCCCAGAATATTGAAAGTAAAGTTATGCAAGGGTTCATGTGCGCCCCGGAAATGTGGCCGAACGTTTGCACGTTTATCAGAACAACAAATCCAAATGTGAGCGGCGCGTACACGGCCGGCATGGGGTCGAATCCGTCTATGGGTATGCATCCCGCACATCCCAAAAATATCAACAGGAATGTGGCGACAACCTCGGATACGAGCTTAGTCCAGTTTGAGCGCCACCAGGAAACAACAACGGTCCTGGTATCTTGTTTAACTTTGTTTTCTGTAGTCGTAATTATCGATTCAATAGTCGTTATGgtcattttattgttttatataaGGTAAGAAGCGCTATCACACTCTAAACGTTCCACGCACATTTAAGTCGCACATTGAGCTATGATTCACTTTATAACTGCCCGACCGTTATTTAAGGTAAAGTAACAGTACAGTGCGAATGACGATGTAACAGTCCTGTTAAATAATCGAAAGTGAATCCTCGCGAATGAAAGGCGTGCCGGGCGCGACGAGCCTGTTCCGAGGTTCAAGTGATATTGAAGACTCTGCATTGCTCTGCAGCTGTACTCAGATATCAACATGAAACCAGTTATCAAGCCGGATTAGCGCTACAATAACCCCGAACGAGACGCTACTAATACGAgtagatatattttatttaaaatatgataAACATGCAGTGTACTCCTTTTTTACTATTAAGTAGTAAAAAACAAGTTGCCTTGTAAAATTCCATTATTTGAGCATACCTATATCTTTATAACCTATATTTATAACTGCGATACTGCGTTTACATGTAACCAGAgatgttaaaaaataggtagcgcaatgtatttaaatacaaaatgcaaatactttgggtttttacctatttcaaataaaaatacaaaatagttttacaaaaaggtatttgaaatacaaaatgcaaaataggtattttcaaaatacctttattcaaataaaatacttttctcaaacatggtatgaaatattgatgttatgtgccttataattggcagcgaagtatgacgttgcaggtgcggctaggacgattgatagataatggaatttcatacaaaccttgcaggccaaggccggcaaagtcctcttttttaatttccaaacacagataattgtgacataacatccaggtatttagccaattaaaaaaaaactataaggggctttatagacgtgccgactgcaactagtacgggccctagacaatatttgattttgggtgcgttttcatacaaaaaaatttttttcgttttttttttgaatttttttttaactttttgtttttttataagcgtatacggggtaccaaaggggaacgaaaattcgattatttttgcactacgacgcaccgtttaggagttacagccatccaaagttactattttcagtagactttatttatttcataccatatttgagaaaagcactatacatacctcggcgggaaatggggttgtgccccccccctttgtcccggcctctgtagtaatgtactatttttgacataaggtaaaacttttattttaaagatgtgtttaaaacCACAGACCACCCTGGGCCTGgtttaaaacacagaatcaccagagagcccagaaacctggctttataaaatactagcgtttgcccgcggcttcgctcgcgttaaattaaaaattgcggaatgttccatacaagcTCTCACCActaattttagggaagtggcgggttagaaagagataaaaagtagcctatgtcactctccatcccttcaactatctccacttaaaaaatcacgacaattcgtcgctccgttttgctgtgaaggacggacaaacaaacagacacacacacactttcccatttataatattagtatggataaatggACTGTCCCCATgtcttttacctaatattgtaaaaatcgaatgaaagagttatattgcaatatgtatgaaatatgaaaaaaaagtaGGTAATATTAATTAAGCATACATTACAGCTGTACTAAATAAAAATGCCTACAATCATTAGGTATAGGTACACGAATCATATGGATTTTCCCCGATTTTTCGATGTTCACGTCAGGGTGCTTTGGGATTTTGCAAAAAATAGTTTACTATTTATTGAACCTTAATTATTATAGGCACTACTATGTTGGCAGCACTGAAAATAAGTGTGTTtttgtaaaacattaaattaagcgCTTCTCGACGTGTCCGTGTTGTCCCGGTCAGTACATAACTTAGACAAAGAAAAAATAGAATACGCGCTCGGCTCGGTACCCATCTATCTTATGGACcgaccccacttaggcgtcgcgtgtcttgcggcgcgcaacagacgtctccgccacgccgcctgaatgtaattcaaaaaacgtctcctcagtacattttgtataggaaggacgtaagacgcgcccccaggcggcgcggcgcgggccacgccgccgccacgccacgtGGGGCGcttcttacgtccttcctatacaaaatgtactgaggagacgtttttagggttccgtagtcaactaggaacccttatagtttcgccatgtctgtctgtccgtccgtccgtccgtccgtccgtccatccgtccgtccgtccgtccgcggataatctcagtaaccgtaagcactagaaagctgaaatttggtaccaatatgtatatcaatcacgccagcaaagtgcaaaaataaaaaatcccccctacatgtaaagtgggggctgatattttttttcattccaaccccaacgtgtgatatattgttggataggtatttaaaaatgaataagggtttactaagatcattttttgataatattaatattttcggaaataatctaaTAATAATCTGTAATTTTTTGTTatcatcaatatttttattaatttttcatGAGCAGAAAACGCTAATACGATTGTTGTCCAGACGAATCGCCTGTTGGTAAGCGACTACGCTCTTTTCTTCAAGGAAATATCAGTCTGGAATTACAGGgttatataaattgaaatagatatcatacacgaaagaaaaaacgacaaggcccactggtggccgagccgggaatcgaacccgggtcttcagcttacgcggctaacgtcattaccactagaccaccccgcccgccgtggtacctgAAGATATTTCACTGGTGTacgttatctctgataaggctaggcggcttttaaatatatatatatatatatatatatttagcctgcgttagtgtcccactgctgaagtgctgggcaaaggcctcccctctcttcctccactcgaccctatcattcgcatttccccaccagttgGTCTGCCTgtggtctgtctgtctgtctttaataaaataatttgatttgttgatGAGAAAGATAGGTaccaaataagtatttttttttgtaaaatataaatcTAGTATAATCTAGGAACCAACCCAAGCGGATTTGTATTTTTCCCACCCGAGGTTACCTACatatagtaataaaaatatacggTATTGTTAAATGTGCTTAAGGTAAAGTTAAAAACCTGCTTAAACAATTGTGTGTaacttataatatatttttgaagtTTTGTAGACAATTTTCAAACTATCCCTTTACAACAAGAATTATTCAAAATCTTACCATACCAAGTGAAATGTGAAAATGTGAGAGCGACCAGTGAAAGGCTACCTCTGGCGGAAGTTCTTATACCTACGTAGTTTGTAGCGAAAGGTACCAAATAAGTACGTAACATactattgtcttcggttaccgcgataattactcatgaaataaaactatggaaacggatgtgctatgttttttttaacatagtaatggtacattttttgaatattgtataactagctttatttatagtgtgtgaacctgccttagaaatctatattatttatggtcatgattcgttaatatttcttgtatgtgggtagcttttgcacattgtaatttttcctcagtcacccgatgaccacgaacgctgtagtgttcgaaacgtcgggatgaattgtaaattcatttatacgcgatttaatccgtttccatagttttatttcatacgtAACATACTATTTCAAACCATTTTTTTTGAAACAGGAATTATTCAAAATCATACAATACTAAGTCAAATATGAAAATGTGAGAGGGATCAGTGAAAGGCCAGCTACTTAGCCACCGCGGGAGCTCATAAAGTGCGGTTGCACATGCATTTAGTTCTCAACAGAGCGTGCTCGCACCGCGCATTCCAAATGGCTTGCTTTCAccaagaaataaaatatttccctGTCCAATTCCCCTTTGAAATGAAGATGCATCCAACTGTAACAATTGTAGTCGTAATTGCAACGTTggattttatttttagaaaatgtatttttatagctttaagcgctggtggcctagtggtaagagcgtgcgactttcaatccggaggtcgagggtttgaaccccggctcgcaccaatgagtttttcggaacttgcaTGCGAAATatcatctatttatttatttatttaaccaactTACATTTACAGAGAATCCAGGCATGCAAGTTATGGGTTACAAACACTTAAAACTAACAATAAGCTTATAACTAAaatcaattaatattaatagatgTGGGAGTGGATATGGACTCGAGGTAACGGATTTAGGCTCTGTCTGCGAGAAAATGTCAAGAGTGGGATTATGTATCTGCATTTCCCTTTtcgttgaaggaaaacatcgtgaggaaaccggactaatcccactAGGGCCTAGTTAcccatcgggttggaaggtcagatggcagtcgctttcgtaaaaactagtgcctacgccaaagttttgggattagttatcaaagcggccccaggttcccatgagccgtggcaaaaagccgggataacgcaaggaggacgatgtaTTTATACCTTCAAGGGTAATTTTGTCTGGGGTTTCCATTAACCGTTTGGTTTTTAGGTCATTCATTTAGAACGCCGACCCGACCGATATGTTGGCGTGTCTGGATTGTCTGGGTTTAAAGTGAAGGGTGATGCGACGCTAGCGCCATTTCCGATATTTCGAAATGAGATATTTAGTAGTTGTGacacagaatacataatagtacaagtacagaaggcccactgctttgatgttcacgaaatgccgcctttttaaatgcctacaaaattattacaaagaaacgagccgcacgtgcgcagcgtcggacgatagggttgactacggattaaaaaaaattaatacctattcaattatattcaagtcttgggttctttctaggtatatatacagtatttatattatttttgtttatgtcccaacgtcacaagccttattgaacgtttccgtgggacataaattacataatcgATAGTAGaatgtgtaagattgtcctattttattcatgatgtttatttaactaagcattattagacattccacccgcggatatcgcatatgaacctttaaaaaaactcgcgacgtatagtaacaatagaaagtgcgaacgtgcgttccgtgggaatgtgagccacccctgattaggccgcgaactcgcggccgcccgcatgtacttgtagcgcggcgatagaatcgcagagtgagccgcccctggttgtgattaataggtatagataggtacttatatttgtaGTCTAAAATTCAAGAAATATATGGCAGTCGCTTACTCCTTAGATttaattgaaaaaataaaatattgtctttaaagCCTGATAACAATTGATAATTATGATAAGTGAAAGTCAATGCCTAGCCAAATATGAAATATGCAATGTTAGAGAGTTTCATagggtaaactattatcaacgGATAAATATTGATCAGTTTATAAAGAATTCCAAAAAATTGTCACGTAATCGGACTGATTTTTCACCATGAAGCTTACTTTAGTttactaaattaaaaatatttaaattataccCCAAGGGAAACTCCTGACTTTTTCCAATTGAATGAGTGTTCCGTCAAACTAGATACGGGCAATAGATATTAATGGCGGGGTTTCCGACGCGCAGAAACGCCACCAACATAAAGCAGTTGAACCGAGCCACATTAGCCTTTTTGTCGACGATAATAAGGGAGTTTTTGGTAAATCTTTGTGCTTGGTTGTAGCCAGGCTTGCAATTAATCAGTCTGACGGCGCTTCAGCCGGGATCATAGCAAATGACTGGGATTAGACACGCATCACTTTCCCTTTTTATTCAACAATTAAAACTGAAGTCCTTGTGGCcaactctgtcaaccaagtctgtcagtaaataagaacaaagaaaactatatgcatccttttctgtagggtgctagagaaaaggttacctatagttttcttagttcttattt is part of the Leguminivora glycinivorella isolate SPB_JAAS2020 chromosome 3, LegGlyc_1.1, whole genome shotgun sequence genome and harbors:
- the LOC125224896 gene encoding aquaporin AQPAe.a-like yields the protein MTITTIESIITTTENKVKQDTRTVVVSWWRSNWTKLVSEVVATFLLIFLGCAGCIPIDGFDPMPAVYAPLTFGFVVLINVQTFGHISGAHMNPCITLLSIFWGKVSIVLGISYFIAQVLGSTFASWVLSNVSPVDFVAEGVCVTQPHVRLVAWQAVIIEMVLTCTLCLVTSALWDPVNEKNQESSAIKFGLTVAGLSFAGGPLTGASMNPARTLGPALVAGKWAAQWVYWVGPFLGTFIAGLYMFIWLEKPKKSF